One genomic region from Lates calcarifer isolate ASB-BC8 linkage group LG10, TLL_Latcal_v3, whole genome shotgun sequence encodes:
- the LOC108888543 gene encoding neuronal cell adhesion molecule isoform X2: MMERRRMDAALLVLLMGHLATALEVPLDLPQPPTITHQSPKDYIIDPRENIIIHCEAKGKPHPSFSWTRNGTHFDIDQDSNVIMRPHSGTLVVDISREKAEHYEGVYQCTARNKHGTAVSNNIVVRQSRSPLWSKEKIKPIVVQEGVSLVLPCRPPAGLPPPIIFWMDNNFQRLPQSSRVSQSLNGDLYFSNVLREDSRNDYICYARFPHTQTIQQKQPITVKVLNLDAINDTMAAFYNDTDLFSEDPMDERRPTFLIPSGSSSSKMVLRGQVLEMECIAGGLPTPEISWTKVSGDLPAKRTSFLHYQKTLRIVNVSESDAGDYRCTARNRLGSVHHTIRVAVKAAPYWISGPSRNLVLAPGENGVLTCRASGTPKPSITWAMNGIPIENSPNDVSRKVEDDTIIFTDVQIGSSAVYQCNVSNDYGYLLSNAFVNVLSEPPRVLTPANKVYQVIKNHPALIDCASFGSPIPKITWFKDSRSSTLDGEPYIKHDNGTLEIHIAQAEHSGKYTCVARNILGIYENHIYLEVKEPTRILKQPEYKVVQRGKSVVFECKVKHDPSLIPTMTWLKDDGELPDDERLIVDSDSLTINDVTENDAGVYTCIMNTTLDHDSASAELTVVEKPDPPTDLELTDKKKRSVQLTWTPGDEHNSPIKKFLIQYEDSLHNRGHWHNLTEVPGTKTTAHLKLSPYVHYTFRVLALNAMGFSRPSFPSKVYKTEAAAPDENPTGVQGFGTEHDNLVISWKPLSGLQSNGPGLHYRVMWRQKAVDSEWTTVTVANNSKFVVSGTPTFVPYEIKVQAVNDHGAGPDPAIAIGYSGEDFPVAAPENVQAVVLNSTLAEVHWDPVPHRLVRGHLKGYKVTYWRKNNIHKHNPYHTEKLFLVFSGNHSHGMLPGLHPFTLYSVNVRVFNGKGDGPVSSDQHFETPEGVPGAPTSLVVTNSNQDSLTLEWSPPHDHNGRITGYTLKYQPVNNSNELGPVEELALLANETSVTLPNLKYSTRYKFYLNAKTVRGAGPAISQETVTIMDEVPISQLDVDVGQGNQTSHPIARPPPQHPTQKARPASPFGNLSSSVGEHGALISWEYWGSGKTIYVEYIVKNSEGEEEWQKEPVNGSQNVTLKGLKGGLSYRVRLVAKGHHDQPLHHSEELLVTVPAVASRQVDIATQGWFIGLMCAIALLILILLIICFIQRNKGGKYPVKEKEDAHTDPEFQPMKEDDCTFVEYSDNEDHKPLKGSRTPSNGTVKREDSDDSLVDYGEGGDGQFNEDGSFIGQYSGKSASRDTAEGHESSEAPSPITAMNSLNSFV, translated from the exons atgatggagaggaggaggatggatgCAGCACTCCTGGTGCTGTTAATGGGACACCTCGCCACGGCGCTGGAGGTCCCACTAGACC TGCCGCAGCCACCGACCATAACTCACCAATCCCCCAAGGATTACATCATCGACCCACGTGAGAACATTATAATCCACTGTGAGGCGAAGGGGAAGCCTCATCCCAG TTTTTCCTGGACGAGAAATGGGACCCACTTTGACATTGACCAGGACTCCAATGTAATCATGAGGCCCCACTCAGGGACCCTGGTGGTGGACATCAGCAGGGAGAAGGCTGAGCATTATGAGGGGGTGTACCAGTGCACGGCAAGAAACAAACATGGAACAGCTGTTTCCAACAACATAGTCGTACGACAGTCCA GGTCCCCCCTGTGGTCAAAGGAGAAAATCAAGCCAATCGTTGTTCAGGAGGGTGTGTCCTTGGTGCTTCCGTGTCGTCCCCCTGCCGGTCTGCCCCCTCCCATTATATTCTGGATGGACAATA ACTTTCAGAGGCTGCCTCAGAGCAGCAGGGTGTCCCAGTCCCTGAACGGAGACCTTTACTTCTCTAATGTGCTCCGAGAGGATTCCAGGAATGACTACATCTGCTACGCCcgcttcccacacacacaaaccatccAGCAGAAACAACCCATCACTGTCAAGGTCCTCAACC TGGATGCAATCAATGACACAATGGCAGCTTTTTACAATGACACTGATTTATTTAGTG AAGACCCAATGGATGAGAGGAGGCCAACTTTCCTCATCCCATCTGGCTCCTCCAGCTCCAAGATGGTGTTGAGAGGACAGGTGCTGGAGATGGAGTGTATTGCAGGGGGACT GCCCACTCCCGAAATCTCCTGGACCAAAGTCAGCGGAGATCTCCCAGCCAAGCGCACGTCCTTCCTGCACTACCAGAAGACGCTTCGTATTGTGAATGTGTCGGAGTCAGACGCAGGAGATTACCGCTGCACAGCCCGGAACCGGCTTGGCTCGGTGCATCACACCATCCGTGTCGCAGTCAAAG CTGCTCCGTATTGGATCAGTGGTCCTTCCAGGAACCTTGTCTTAGCTCCAGGAGAGAATGGTGTGCTGACCTGCAGGGCCAGTGGCACTCCAAAGCCCTCCATCACCTGGGCTATGAATGGCATCCCAATAGAGA ATTCACCTAATGATGTTAGTAGAAAAGTGGAGGACGACACCATCATCTTCACTGATGTACAGATTGGATCCAGCGCCGTCTATCAGTGTAATGTCTCCAATGACTATGGGTACCTCCTGTCCAACGCCTTTGTCAACGTCCTCT CCGAGCCGCCCAGAGTGCTGACACCGGCCAACAAAGTCTACCAGGTCATCAAAAATCACCCGGCCCTGATAGACTGCGCTTCCTTCGGGTCACCCATCCCTAAAATTACATG GTTCAAAGACAGTCGGTCCAGCACCCTGGATGGAGAACCTTACATCAAGCATGACAACGGGACTTTAGAGATTCACATAGCACAGGCTGAACACAGCGGCAAATACACCTGCGTGGCCAGAAACATCCTTGGTATCTATGAGAATCACATCTACCTGGAGGTCAAAG AGCCCACCCGAATACTGAAGCAGCCAGAGTACAAAGTGGTCCAGAGGGGTAAGTCTGTGGTGTTTGAGTGTAAGGTGAAACATGACCCCTCGCTTATCCCCACCATGACCTGGCTCAAAGACGATGGAGAGCTCCCTGATGATGAGAG ATTAATTGTGGACTCTGACAGCCTTACCATCAATGATGTGACAGAGAATGATGCGGGCGTATACACCTGCATCATGAACACCACTTTGGACCATGATTCAGCCAGCGCTGAGCTCACTGTTGTCG AGAAACCTGACCCCCCAACTGACCTAGAGCTGACGGACAAGAAAAAGAGGAGTGTTCAGCTCACTTGGACCCCTGGGGATGAACATAACAGTCCTATTAAGA aatTTCTGATCCAGTATGAAGACTCGCTGCACAACCGAGGTCACTGGCATAATCTCACAGAGGTTCCTGGAACCAAGACGACAGCTCACCTCAAACTATCCCCCTATGTCCACTACACCTTCAGAGTTTTGGCCCTCAATGCCATGGGTTTCAGCCGTCCCAGCTTCCCCTCTAAAGTGTACAAGACAGAAGCTGCAG CTCCAGACGAGAACCCAACAGGTGTACAGGGATTTGGAACAGAACATGACAATCTTGTAATCTCATGGAAG CCATTGTCAGGCCTCCAATCTAATGGTCCAGGGCTTCATTATCGAGTGATGTGGAGGCAGAAGGCAGTGGACAGTGAATGGACCACAGTGACTGTGGCCAACAACTCCAAGTTTGTTGTGTCTGGAACGCCCACATTTGTTCCATATGAGATAAAAGTTCAGGCTGTGAACGACCATGGGGCTGGACCTGACCCTGCTATTGCCATCGGCTACTCAGGAGAGGACT TTCCAGTAGCAGCTCCAGAAAATGTCCAGGCTGTAGTGCTGAACAGCACTTTGGCAGAGGTGCACTGGGATCCTGTGCCTCATAGATTAGTCCGGGGACATCTCAAAGGATATAAG GTGACCTACTGGAGAAAGAACAACATCCACAAACACAACCCCTATCATACAGAGAAGCTGTTCCTGGTCTTCAGTGGAAACCACAGCCACGGCATGCTACCTGGTCTGCACCCCTTCACTCTCTACTCCGTCAATGTCAGAGTTTTTAATGGTAAAGGAGATGGTCCTGTGAGCTCCGACCAGCACTTTGAGACACCTGAGGGAG TGCCAGGGGCTCCTACTTCCTTGGTGGTTACCAACTCAAACCAGGATTCTTTAACTCTTGAATGGAGTCCTCCTCATGATCACAATGGACGTATCACTGGCTACACCCTCAAATATCAGCCAG TCAATAACTCCAATGAGCTGGGCCCAGTGGAGGAGCTGGCCCTGCTCGCCAATGAGACCTCAGTCACTTTGCCCAACCTCAAGTACAGCACACGCTACAAGTTTTATTTGAATGCGAAAACAGTCAGGGGAGCAGGCCCAGCCATTTCTCAGGAAACTGTCACCATCATGGATGAAG TTCCGATATCACAGCTTGACGTAGATGTGGGCCAAG GAAACCAAACCTCTCATCCCATTGCACGGCCTCCTCCACAACATCCAACCCAAAAGG CACGGCCTGCGAGTCCTTTCGGGAACCTTAGCTCCTCGGTTGGAGAGCACGGGGCCCTGATCAGTTGGGAGTACTGGGGCTCAGGGAAAACCATTTATGTAGAATACATAGTAAAAAACA GTGAAGGTGAAGAGGAGTGGCAGAAAGAGCCTGTGAACGGCTCTCAGAACGTTACGCTGAAGGGCTTAAAGGGGGGCCTCTCCTATAGGGTGCGTTTGGTGGCCAAAGGTCACCACGACCAGCCGCTCCACCACTCTGAGGAGCTGTTGGTCACGGTACCAG CTGTGGCGAGCAGACAGGTGGACATTGCCACTCAGGGATGGTTCATAGGCCTCATGTGTGCCATCGCTCTGCTCATCCTGATCCTCCTGATTATCTGTTTCATCCAGAGGAATAAGGGAGGGAAATACCCTG TCAAAGAGAAGGAGGACGCACACACAGACCCAGAGTTCCAGCCCATGAAAGAAGACGACTGCACTTTTGTGGAATACAG TGACAATGAAGACCATAAACCATTAAAAGGGAGCCGCACACCGTCTAATGGGACAGTTAAGAGAGAAGACAGTGACGACAGTTTAGTTGACTACGGGGAAGGAGGAGACGGACAGTTCAACGAGGATGGCTCGTTTATCGGCCAGTATAGCGGAAAGAGTGCCAGCAGGGACACTGCTGAGGGCCACGAGAGCTCAGAGGCCCCATCTCCCATTACTGCCATGAACTCCTTGAACTCATTTGTGTAG